Proteins from a genomic interval of Catenulispora sp. EB89:
- a CDS encoding amidohydrolase family protein: protein MTLIAIEEHWIMPELTSALTALPRPDESLAFNEMGDHRQRLEDLGDGRIAAMDEQGIDVSILALTPPGTHPLPPDQALRLSRAANDTAIEAVGKHPTRLRALSTLPMSAPEHVAGELARAAAQGHVGTMVYGRCGERFLDDPVYEDFFAAAARLGQPVFIHPQIPSDAVRDASYRGFDAVTNLGLATFGWGWHLDTATAALRLILAGTFDRHPELQIVLGHWGEMLLFWLDRADSLSRVAGLQHPVRHYIRTNFHITASGMLNPALLQYALTVTTIDRLIFSTDYPFQHPTRDEITAFLAHFATDEDRQKFAATNAAALYGLEL from the coding sequence ATGACTCTCATCGCCATCGAAGAACACTGGATCATGCCGGAGCTCACCTCCGCCCTCACAGCCCTGCCGCGGCCGGACGAGAGCCTGGCCTTCAACGAGATGGGCGACCACCGGCAGCGGCTGGAGGACCTGGGGGACGGCCGGATCGCCGCGATGGACGAGCAGGGCATCGACGTCTCGATCCTCGCCCTGACCCCGCCTGGGACGCATCCGCTGCCGCCCGACCAGGCCCTGCGGCTCAGCCGCGCCGCGAACGACACGGCGATCGAAGCCGTCGGCAAGCACCCGACGCGGCTGCGGGCGCTGTCGACGCTGCCGATGTCCGCCCCGGAGCACGTCGCCGGCGAACTCGCCCGGGCCGCCGCGCAGGGACACGTCGGCACCATGGTCTACGGCCGCTGCGGCGAGCGCTTCCTCGACGATCCGGTCTACGAGGACTTCTTCGCCGCCGCCGCGCGCCTCGGCCAGCCGGTCTTCATCCACCCGCAGATCCCCTCCGACGCCGTCCGCGACGCCTCGTACCGCGGCTTCGACGCCGTCACCAACCTCGGCCTGGCCACCTTCGGATGGGGCTGGCACCTCGACACCGCCACCGCCGCCCTCCGGCTCATCCTGGCCGGCACCTTCGACCGGCACCCGGAGCTGCAGATCGTCCTCGGCCACTGGGGCGAGATGCTGCTGTTCTGGCTCGACCGCGCCGACAGCCTCTCGCGCGTCGCCGGCCTGCAGCATCCCGTCAGGCACTACATCCGCACGAACTTCCACATCACCGCATCCGGCATGCTCAACCCGGCGCTCCTGCAGTACGCGCTGACCGTCACCACCATCGACCGGCTCATCTTCTCCACCGACTACCCCTTCCAACACCCCACCCGAGACGAGATCACCGCGTTCCTCGCGCATTTCGCCACCGACGAGGACCGGCAGAAGTTCGCCGCGACCAACGCCGCAGCCCTCTACGGACTCGAACTCTGA